One window of the Macrobrachium nipponense isolate FS-2020 chromosome 22, ASM1510439v2, whole genome shotgun sequence genome contains the following:
- the LOC135198663 gene encoding xyloside xylosyltransferase 1-like, which translates to MVRLKVLLQGVILIVLTACLVLLFSFKDHRVPRNASSASASLVAKLEGDPREGDDEDDVLLQREDEEPVPLDYQENDLLYRPPLDVALIFTHARGNLPLQYKLKVAVGSLLRQASAPLRLHLITDEDGFHIASRIINDVQSSSRLDSRYVKLVYVSAEDFIPEIEESVKVLQDYFTTRRHAYYRDALFFFSVHLYRLLPGLDKVILMDIDVKVKGDVAELHSHFNRFSHTNVIGMAYEQSPVYRHLLSLYRRHHPETLLGSPPGEGGFPGYNSGVVLVDIQKLRQSSVIRSYLEKAKLLERSNHYSFQGHLGDQDLYTLIAFDYPDLFYTLPCGWNRQLCDWWKNHGYQTIFDQYFNCTTEFNIIHGNCKTEIPDNL; encoded by the exons atggtcaGGCTGAAGGTCCTGCTGCAGGGCGTCATCCTCATCGTCCTGACGGCCTGCCTGGTGCTCCTCTTCAGCTTCAAGGACCACCGAGTGCCCCGAAATGCCTCCTCGGCGTCCGCCTCCCTGGTGGCCAAGCTGGAGGGCGACCCCAGAGAAGGAGACGACGAGGACGACGTCCTCCTCCAGAGGGAGGACGAGGAGCCCGTCCCCCTCGACTACCAGGAGAACGACCTCCTGTACAGGCCGCCCCTCGACGTGGCGCTGATTTTCACGCACGCCAGAGGCAACCTGCCCCTGCAGTACAAACTGAAAGTGGCCGTGGGGTCGCTCCTGCGGCAGGCGTCGGCGCCCCTCCGGCTGCACCTCATCACGGACGAGGACGGCTTCCACATCGCCTCCCGGATCATCAACGACGTCCAGTCCTCCAGCAGGCTGGACTCCCGATATGTGAAG CTTGTTTATGTGTCAGCAGAAGACTTCATACCTGAAATTGAAGAGTCAGTGAAGGTTTTACAAGACTATTTCACTACCAGGAGGCATGCCTATTATAGGGACGCgcttttcttcttttccgttcATCTATACAGACTTCTTCCTGGTCTAGATAAAGTGATATTAATGGATATTGATGTTAAG GTTAAAGGTGATGTTGCAGAATTGCATTCGCACTTCAACCGTTTCAGCCACACAAACGTTATTGGTATGGCATACGAACAGTCTCCAGTGTATCGGCACTTGCTCTCCCTTTATAGAAGGCATCATCCAGAAACTTTGTTAGGTAGCCCTCCTGGAGAAGGGGGATTCCCCGGTTACAATAGTGGGGTCGTCTTAGTCGATATCCAGAAGCTTCGACAATCGTCTGTAATAC GGAGCTATTTGGAAAAGGCAAAACTTCTCGAGAGGAGCAATCATTACAGCTTTCAAGGTCATCTTGGTGATCAAGACTTGTATACTCTCATAGCCTTCGATTATCCAGATCTCTTCTATACGTTGCCTTGTGGATGGAATCGACAACTCTGTGACTGGTGGAAAAATCATGGTTATCAGACTATTTTTGATCAGTATTTCAATTGTACAACGGAATTCAATATCATTCATGGCAACTGTAAAACAGAAATACCTGATAATTTGTGA